From Leishmania braziliensis MHOM/BR/75/M2904 complete genome, chromosome 35:
GCAAGTCAGCGCGCCATGCCTCCCGCTCCGCTCGCACCGCCTCACTCGTCTGGGAGGAAACGCACATGCTGCCCGCCTCCTCACATCCCGTCACCGTATGGCGGTCTCTCGACATCCCCCCCACGTCCCCGCCGTGGTGAATCATAGAGGTCCCGCTgaagccgccgctgctgtgacaGCAAGCATCTGatccgccgtcgctgtcagACAATACCATCCGCACAAAAGGCACGACGGAGTGCTCCAGCCATGACAGCTGTTTGTGCAAAATGCGAGTGGAGAAGTCGTCGGAGAGGTCACGAAGTCGGTCGCGAATACTGTCCTCCAAGACGGATCTCCATAACTGCTTCACCTCTGCCGACTGGTTCAGGCCTAGCCGGTGCAGACACGCCATCAACGAATCTGGCGCCGGCAAAGTGGAGCCAGGTGCCGGGCTGCCCTCTCTAGCGTCACCTGCCACCTTCAAAGCCCCATCACGCTCTAAGTCATCCACGTTATCATCTCCATCATTACCTGTTGCCCTCCGCTGCGTAGCCAGGACGAGCTGACCGTGCCGCCGGAGGAAGGAAAATAGTGCCCGCCTCCCTGGCGGTTCTTCGCCGGTCACCAAGTCTGTCTGAAGCAGCGCGCATCGAAGACGGACGGCAAGGAGAGCAGCAACCCCGGGTGCACGCAGTGTAGagcaccagcgcagcagaTGTGAATACACTTGACGGTACACCTCGTCCAGTCGCTCAAGTGCCGGAAGCGCCACCTCAGCGGAGAGTGGGCCACTGCTGCACAAGACAGCTGAGTGATACGCACCGATCTCGACTGACAAGGCGGCACTCACGCGATCGAGTAGGGCGTCAGCGACCATAACGTTGAGCGGCGCACTGGTGGCGAGTGCTGCGAGAGCTGCCGACCACGTCCTCGGTGACGGCAGCGGACATGGTGCTCCACGACAGGACTCCACAAAAAGAGCAAGACCGTGCGTATCGAGCGCGTCTAGCATCTCTGCAAGGATGAACATGGCGTCTTCCTCATTAATGCTGTGCAGTGATTGCTCCGTCCTTGACGGGGCTGAAGACCCCAAGACTGCCGATGCAGCCTGCGCTAGTGACACAGGCACGCTGGCACAGTTCATTGCGGTGCCTCCGATATGGCCAAGAGACTGCTGTACCAGAGTGAGAGCACTCACTGCACCGGATGGTCACAGAAAATCGCCTCAGCAACGAAGAGTGTCGACAACCACAAGGCTGTGTACGCACAGAGACCtgtaagtgtgtgtgtgtgtgtgtgggtgggtgggtgggtgtgtgtgtggggggtgtaTATCGATGTGAGTGATGAATGTTTGCGGTGTTTGCggcttcccctcccctcctcctctctctcctcatcAGCAAATGCCTTTTAAATCACAGGAAAGTCAGCAgaaggaaaaacagagagagaggaagcaaagAAGACGGAAGACACGGCTGCTCTTGCCTCTCCACGAGAGGCATAAATGCACCACAATGCGGGTCTCGCTCAGTGAGTGAGGCGCGTACTTCACACGCCACACCACACAGatgcaccagcagcgacagcactgAGTATGTGAACACGCCGAAACGACGAGAAGCGAATAAACCTCTAACACAGTGGATCCAACCAACTAACCAACCAAcacccccaaaaaaaaaaaaggaaataAAATACAGAAAACTAGCGAAagaacagcagcgcaggtACACAAAAGGAGTACCAAACCCACCAGGAGACAGTCAGTAAGACCAGCGTAAGCGAGAGATGAAAGTGGACTGGGGCACAACACAGAAAGAAACGACTGCAATTATAGAGCACACAATCCGCATCTCTTCATCTGCTCTTTCAGCGTCACTTGTAGCTCATCCAAGAGGCACCAATGAGTCCGAGAAGGGCGCTTTGGGCGGCCTTCTCGGATTGATTCACCGCGCCTCATAAATTGACGACTACTCTCGACATGACGCGCAGAGGCCTCCATTTTCGATATATCCCAGCGTTACGTCACAACACTCGCAAGCGTCGCTTTTTTGTTTGAGTTCTTTTGGAAAATTAAAAAGCACGAAGAAAACTAAATAGCAAAAACATGCCTGATTGCCTCCTCAGCAACTATGTGAGTGAAGAGAGCACAAGATAGGCGTAATATGCCACTGCTTACGCCtggagcaccacagcgccaccagccTTGCGGATCTTcttgtcggccagcttgCTCACGTAGCGCGCCTTCACAATGCACGGCACCTGGATGTGGCCGTTGCCCAGCAGCTTCGCGTACCCACTGGACTGCAGGTCCACCACAGGCAGAACCCcgcccttcttcgccttcgccgcctcctccgcagcaaTCAGGCGCGTCAGGTTGTTCAGGTTGATCGTCGGCTTCCACGTCACGTTCTTCTTGCGGTGGTAGTGGTCCATGCCCAGCTTACCAAAGTACCCGGGGTGGTACTTGTCGAAGTtgatgcggtggtggtgcataCCGCCAGCGTTACCGCGACCGGACTCGTGCTTGCGGTGCTTGCCTACGCGACCGTAGCCGCAGAACGTCGAGCCgcgctggtggcggcacTTCTTGAAGCGGGTCGGCATCTCGTAATCAAACTGCGTGCGATGATCGAGACGTGGTGGGGTGCACCGTAGCGTAATGGATTGTGTGTATGTGAATGGATGTAAGTGtgcagggggggaggaagaggggggcgagGACGATggggaggcggcagtggaggTAGGAATGCCCATGCGGTGGCGCAAAAGTGGGTTGAGTCGACGGAGAACACGAGAAATATCACACGAACTTTATTCGACAGGGGGGAGCACGCAGGTGTAGCTCAAATGCACGATCCTCCCAGCTCGATCGCGCAGCAGTTGATGTCATGGCAGGACGAGCATAGAAATACCAGGCACTCGCAcaccatcacacacacaggaaggCGGTAGAGACTATTTACGCGCCGCGCTTCACAATAAGCTTCACGTTCTGAGAATATGCAGCGTACCTTCCCCAGCCAACACATACGTATGCGCGTGTACGCCTCATATATGAGCACGTCACAGTCGAGAAAACCTCTCCGATAGAAAGAAAACCGTCTTAAGAGtaagcaaaggaaaaaatgggaaagggaggggggaatagAAAGGCGAACGCACGACGGAAcagcaagaggaggggatgggGAAGAGGCCCATTAGCATAATGCACGGAGAAGACAGAGAAGGACTTGAGTACTCTTGACACTACAGTAGATGTACCAACAACCCCAATAGTGTAAAGAGATATTTTTTTTAAGCATGTATACAGCGAGGTCGGTGTGtccgcccacccccccccccttgaCACTAACGAGTGCAACTACACGTATCTTATAAGCGGCACCAAGAACAGGGGAAAAAGGCTCGGCGGAAAGGCGCGGGTGGAAAGCACAATCATGAGAGATGtcgaagagaggagggataCTTGTTATCAAGCCCACATGTGGCGCCCCTGTTCGCTTCATCCTGCCCCTCAACGTCGTTAGCGCTTTGAGCATGGCCTAACTCCTGCGTGAATCGCACCAGCTCACGCTGTTGTTGACGCACAATTCGTGAGAAGGGGCACCACACGCAGCACCCACTCACAAGAGAGAACAACAGCGAGACCACAATCAGTAGTGCGgccaccacccctctcctgACGCCGTTGTAGTTGCACTGAAAGCTAGGGATTGAGCCAGACGTCTTGATGCCATTGCACGCGAGCGGGGTACGATAGTCATTCCTTCGAACGTACGGCACATAAGACATGATGTCGTAGATGTGAGTGAAATCAGCATCCTTGGTGTGGCCGTCGCAACTTATATCCACTTCATCAGGCAGCATCACCTTGCACGCCAACGAACGATCAGGTGCAGGGAAGGCGTAGCCTTGCGGGAAGAAGGGGTGGTGCACAAACAGCGGTggggcgccgccgcggccgctgacCGTCATGCGCACCAGCCTAGCGTGCTTCGACACGCCACTATCCACACTCTCGTTTGTCCAGAACGACGTCGTGTCCACCAAATCAGAAGTCGCCCAGTACCACATGACACGAACGCCGTTCACCTCTGCCGCCCACACCCCACACGGGATGTTGCGCACCGTCTGGTTGCCGATAAACGTTGGCGGCACGCTTGGCGAGTAGAGCAGCAAGGCGCTGACGCTCCTGGCACTCTTGTCGTAGCCGATAAGGATGCGTTTGCAGGTGTTCTGGTCAGGAAAGAAATACTCGCGCAGAGCCTTGTCGGCCGTCTCCTCGCCATCTGGCACTGCAAACTTAGTGTAGTAGTACGACATCTGATCCCATGAGTTGGTGAACCACTCGTACTCGTACACGCGACCGGCGACACCACTCATGGGATACTGCAAGCTGGCGCGGGAGATACCTGCGTAGAGGCTGAAGGCCGCACGAAGATGGTAGAAGGACTTCTGCGACGGCGAGATAACAAGAAAGTTTGCACTGAAATCGGCAGGAAAGTCGGGCATATTGCTGTTCCTGGTAGACGCCGATGTtgacgacgatgaggaggaggagcgagcaTTGACCACAGAGGCTTCGATTGTCGACCGAGCAAAATTCATCGGCAAGTCGGTGACTGAGTGAGCAGGGGATGGGGATACACTTTCGCAGTGGGAAGGCGGCATCACCGCGTCAGAGACGTTAGAgccaaagaaagagaaggtgaagaggcAGTTGTTGATCGTGCTGGCGGTGACTGCAGTCACCTCTATCGACACGGCAGTCCGACTCACCTGCATCAAATTCGCCGACCACCCTTGCGTACTCGTCaggacagcggcgctgtACGTGGCGGATGTCCCAAGACCACCGTACTTGACCGGAATGATGAGGGAAAAGTGATTCGAGTAGTTTTTGACCACAATACCACGGATGGTGCTCGTGGTGAATGTCGTTGGGAGCGGGGCCTGCAACATACCAACGAGGCTCTGAGCCAAGAGCACATCGTCTGAGGAACTGTACGACCCCTTCGTGTGCATGCAGCCGTCCATGTCAGAGACCGTATACTTATCCGTGGCGTTGATGTAGTAGGTATGGATGTAATCGCTATCCATGGTCCTCTCCATGGAGAATGGGAAGACAACGGGTTCTTCCGTCCTGTTCGCGCTCGCACTGACAGATAAGCGAAACGCGCTGATAACAGATTTGTTGTAGTTCATTGGCGCACtcggtgcggcgctgcggcacaccaGCTCCACGTCGAACAATCCCCGACCGTATAGCGGCAGTAGGTTCGCTGCGCTCACTGCGACAGACATGCTGAGCAGGGCAAGCAGCGTCGCCATCAGCGAAGCAAAAGAAGTGCGCATCATTTTTCACAAAACAGTGCCACCTGAGAGATCACGAAGAGctctaaaaaaaaaaaaaagagagaaacgggCGAAGACACAGAAGAAATGGAATACAGGGTCGTAACGCTGTACCTAGTTAAGGCCCAATGGCACCTTCCACACACGCAAAACGTAACCGTGGCTTTCGATGGAGCCCCCACCTCCTTGTGTGTTGATTAAACCGAAACTCAGTGCTAGCTAGAGTAGTGGCCGCTCGAGCCACAGAGTCGGTCCAGAGAGCGctaaaaagaaaagaaggcaaTGCGGTAATGTCGCTCGTCGATAggtaagggggggggggggcttaGCAAAACACGCAATCGACGATGCAATGGCACAGAAAGCACGCGTTGTGGAtgtggcggagcaggagaaaagaaggaaaagatgGCAGAACACGACCACTCAACACACAAAACACTTGCAGAAATGGGGCGATgttgagggagaagggggaaggggaggtgaCACTAGTGGGAAAAGCACAGAAGCGAGTAAAGAAAAGATGAAGACAACACACAATGATGACTGGGTAAATAATTTttgagagaagagaaaacaagAAGAGCCAATATGGAAAGCTTGCAATATGATTAGGTCCACCTGTGGGAGAGTCTGGAGTTACAAGcagtgcagccgctgcgtcgcCAGCTACGGTGATCGTGTAAGGAAGTTCGACAAAAAACAACGCCGACCCagaacagaagaaaaaaagacagGCGatagaggaaaggggaagaagagggaagaagagggaagaagtGCGCGCAGCACAGAACACACGATGGCAGAGTCACGCGCAACGTCagaagaggggggacggGCTGGCATCACCCGTCTCTCCCTCGACTTCGATATCAATGCCACTGCCGCTTTGGTAAAAGTGGCAGCACACGGAGAGCAAAAATGGGCAGCCCCCGGGAAGGCAATGCACCGCGACGTAGAGCCTCTTCAATGACACAGGCGAAGCTGGTTAACCCCGCGGAAAAAGAAGTGCGATGGTCGTGGGCGCCGCCTCAAAGCGAGTgcgccacacacgcaagaCCAGCCCCAAACCAACCTCGCACAGCCCTGTCGACACCGCAACTATCAATGCAAAATGAGTCTGCCTCCCACAGTTGGTCCCATCATCACACATGCATGGGCCGCCCATCTTGTAGATGCATAcgtacttttttttttcggcttTCTGTTGAAAGAAACACCGCCTCTCATTGACCTCCTCACACGCCGGCTTTCACACGGGCCCATCTTTTTCCCATCCACCCCTCGTTCTGTCCCCCAACCCTCTCCACGCACACCCAACGTGACACAAGACCGTCACGGCGAGAAGACGTGCTCGCGCGACAGGGGTGGGATACGAGTCCCGCTTCTCCGACACCACCTTCACAGCAGATTTTACGGGGCGCGTGTGAATCCCTGTCAGGCATGTCTGCGGTGAAAAAAGGGGACAGAAaaccaaagaagaaaagaacaCACGAAAACGCGGCcccggagagggggggcggagAAGCGGTCATAGAAAAAAGTGAACggcaaaacaaaagaaaagagaaacaacgCTCCTCTTCACACTTACGCCtggagcaccacagcgccaccagccTTGCGGATCTTcttgtcggccagcttgCTCACGTAGCGCGCCTTCACAATGCACGGCACCTGGATGTGGCCGTTGCCCAGCAGCTTCGCGTACCCACTGGACTGCAGGTCCACCACAGGCAGAACCCcgcccttcttcgccttcgccgcctcctccgcagcaaTCAGGCGCGTCAGGTTGTTCAGGTTGATCGTCGGCTTCCACGTCACGTTCTTCTTGCGGTGGTAGTGGTCCATGCCCAGCTTACCAAAGTACCCGGGGTGGTACTTGTCGAAGTtgatgcggtggtggtgcataCCGCCAGCGTTACCGCGACCGGACTCGTGCTTGCGGTGCTTGCCTACGCGACCGTAGCCGCAGAACGTCGAGCCgcgctggtggcggcacTTCTTGAAGCGGGTCGGCATCTCCTACGAGTGAAAAAGAGCTGTATGGCAAGAAAGTGATAAGGTGTGACACCAGAAATGTATTAAGAGAGACAGCGCAATCAAAACATGGGTATAGAGAACGGAAGAAATGGAAGGTGGTGCGATAGACTGATTTGTAAGCAGAAGACAgaagcacacgtgcacagtGAGAAAAAATATAGCGTTGCGCATACGCACCGAACCAGACAAAGCCGGCACGACTGTAGAATGCCTAAGGGCCTAGTAGGGAAAGACTGAGGGATGACGGCGAGTTTGGGCTACACAGATACTCTTTAGCGTGGCTCGTCGAAAGAACCTGTGTGAATAAGCTGTGCCTCACTCCACTCGCGTTAAGTTCGAGAGTGGCCTTTCCACGggccttttctttctgcgAACGACTTGTGGAGTTGTTCTCTTTTCAGACTTGgtaggaaaaaaaaaagaatttTGGTGTTGCGGGGCGTCGCGTGATTTCGCTGGAGCGCCAtaccacacacgcagccgaCGACGGAACGCTGATTAGACGATCGCGGGGGCGTGCGTAGAGATCTTGGGCCACAGGTCCGCAGACTCCTTCGCCACAGGGCCGGCAATGCCAGAACCCTTCATCTCACCCTTGGGGTTCACGATCACGCCAGCGTTGTCCTCGAAGTAGATCACAGTACCGTCCTTGCGGCGCCAACTCTTGCGCTGGCGGATGATTACGGCATTCAGCACcttcttgcgcagctccggcTTGCCCTTCTTCACAGAGCACATCACCATATCGCCCAGCGCAGCAGACGGCAGACGGTTAAGACGACCGTGGTAGCCCTTCACGGAGATGATGTACAGGTTTTTGGCACCAGTGTTGTCCGCGCAGTTCACCACCGCGCCGACAGGCAGCGCGACGGACACGCGGAAGCGGCAGCCCTTGACGTTGGCCTGATCCTTACCCATGATTGCAACACTGCATGGAATGCGCGCGTATGTAGGAAGGAATAGCAAAGCGGACCCAGACGAAGAGGTGTGAATGAGCGAATGCAAGAGTAGCAagcgaaaggggaagggaagggggttGTTACGGTGAAGCGGCCAATGATGGGCGGATAGGTAAgcggaagggagggagaagaaaggtGGTTACACACGAGACGTGCGGGGCATCAGAAGCAGCACTCCTGGAACACCGCAAGAAGCGCGGAAGTGGATGGGTGCACCGCAATTGTTTTTCCTGGGGTGCAGGAGAGCTAACCATGGCGGTTACCATGATGAGAAGCGCTACACAGGccaccttctccctcctctcttatCGCAAGAGAACGGTGTCTGTCCGATTCCCATTACTCTCAtcattggggggggggggggggggggcgggatGCCACACTCCTCCAGTGACAAGTAATTGCgaagaaggaaggggaagcCATTGCAGAAGAGGACGACAGCTTGATGCCGCGCGCTCAAGACGGTGCACCACAGCACGAGACCTGGGCACAAGAGGCtgagagacacacaaaaagaaatGAATCCCAACTTCCACGGGGGCCTACCGCGTTGCTCTAtgcccttttcttcttttttttttagacGTAGAGAAACAAAAATGAAACGTGAAACGAGCAACCATAAAAAAAAACCCAAGACGAGGAAAGTCAAGGAGAGCCCACATCATCGCTGATGTCTGCCTTTGGCCTCAAACGCTTGCCTCGGCACCTTTGCGTATCTCGTCGCCACAATCCCCTACTCATGTCCCTacagtacacacacacacacacacaaagagtgagagagagagagacatcaTCATATCAAACAAGTATGGCGCGTGAGACAGGGACAGAGATGgggacgaggagagagacgccggGTCAGCCGTTTGACGATCTAACCGAGGAAATGCAAGAGGACCGTGGTGGTAGCGGTAACCAGTTCTTTAGACGATCGCGGGGGCGTGCGTAGAGATCTTGGGCCACAGGTCCGCAGACTCCTTCGCCACAGGGCCGGCAATGCCAGAACCCTTCATCTCACCCTTGGGGTTCACGATCACGCCAGCGTTGTCCTCGAAGTAGATCACAGTACCGTCCTTGCGGCGCCAACTCTTGCGCTGGCGGATGATTACGGCATTCAGCACcttcttgcgcagctccggcTTGCCCTTCTTCACAGAGCACATCACCATATCGCCCAGCGCAGCAGACGGCAGACGGTTAAGACGACCGTGGTAGCCCTTCACGGAGATGATGTACAGGTTTTTGGCACCAGTGTTGTCCGCGCAGTTCACCACCGCGCCGACGGGCAGCGCGACGGACACGCGGAAGCGGCAGCCCTTGACGTTGGCCTGATCCTTACCCATGATTGACTATCTAGCCTCGTGTGTTTACTTGTGCACGCGCGAATAGCGCGGAACGTCGCAGGATGAATGTGACAGATGGAGAGGACAaaatgaaagaaaaaagagagggtgtACATGGAGAAAAGCGGCACAATGTGGAGAAACGTGGTCGAGCCGAAGCAACGCATTCGTAGACGACACTGTGAACCGTGTAACCTCATCTTTGTAGTCAACTCGTGACTGCATCGCACCAAAGGAGGCGTGTCCGACGATGGGCCCCCGCTGACTCAAAATCGTTGGGGGGGAAGGGCTTCAATGGGTGATTCAGTCGAGCCTCGTCTCGCTTCATCTGCACACAGGAAGAGGCGCGCTCAAATACGGTGCGTCTGCAATGGCGACGGCACACACGTCAAGCGCAGGGAAAAATAATTTTAAAAAAGAGGGATGTTTGGCCTCACAGCAAAGAGGGCGCACACAGATTGCACGCTCTCGCCACTCCCCAAGCGCACACCAGGAGAAGAGCACCTTTCGACTGTAAAGGGATTCCGCTACCACTCTCATCAAATGCGAAAAAGAACAGCGCGCATCCCTCGACCGCGGGTTTCTTCGATACCATAACAAACAGAGCACCGTCGCCATAGCGGAGCGATGCACGACTGAAATCACCGGACCGCTGCCACAGACTCACGACTGACGCCTCGACTGACGATCAATGTTGATGGCGGCAAACTCACGTATTTCTCGCTCAGATGGCATATCCATGCCGGTGAAGCGCCACTTGCGGTCATTTGCCTTCCACTCAATTGAGCGCCGCTCATCCTCGAAGGCTGGGTTCAATGCCTTCACCGTGTCGTGGCGGAAGACACCATGGTCAGCGAGCCACAGGTGCATCGACGTAAAGACGTGTTCCTGTGGGTTGTCACGCGTTTCCAGGAGCGTCCCAAGCACAATGACGGGCACCAGAATAACGGGGAAGTAGCGCAGCCAGCGGTACGTGGCGTAGCTCGTCATGCCAACACGAGAGCGACGCTCCTCGAAGGGCATGGGAAATACGCGGTTGATAGTCTCCAGCACCCGCGAGTGCCGCGTCATCTCCGCCTTCGCGCGCTTCACCCATAATTGGGACATCTGCAGGTTCTATCTGGTCACGTGAAGGCACAACGCAGCAGTTTAGCAAAAGCGCACGGCGAAAGGCCGAGGCCAGAGAAAGCGGTTGCCTTCGCTATACCCGACCAAGCAACCTCGAAGATGCCagtagagggagagggaagaaagaCAGGAGATGTGTGCAGAGGAAAAACACAGGAAAGCCGTTCAAAAAGGAAGGCAGCAAAGGCGCACAGCACTGGCGTGACATCGAATTGCGTAGCGGTGGCGGAGACGGAAACAGAGCATACGTATGCCTCTCCTCGATACatcgcacatgcacacacacacacacacacacacacacatacatacaaaACAGGCGGACGGAAAGGTGGGCAGCTACATCACCAGCCAGCACTTGCAGCTCAGTTTTGCTTTGAGTGGACATTCGAAaaaagagcagagagagaggggcatggcaagagcagcaacagcagtcgTCACCGTAGCAATAGTGCAatgccgcctccctctctttcttaCCCTCATGGAGGGCGACCGTTTGAGATGCATGAGAGGGGGGTCCACACCGCAGAGTCGACGAGGAATAATACACCAAACAAACACAAATGAACGGGGAAGCAGACGCGCCaaggagagcaagagaagagaggcagaagcagaaaaaaagggaggaagaaggcgatCAGGGCTCACGGTAGGTAAATGGCgtgtgaggaggggagtGGAGTGAAGTGGAGAGCGCATGTGCACCTTCGAGATGCAATAACGAACCCAGACCAGGACGCGAGCTCTCTTGTCGATGGC
This genomic window contains:
- a CDS encoding putative 60S ribosomal protein L27A/L29 — encoded protein: MPTRFKKCRHQRGSTFCGYGRVGKHRKHESGRGNAGGMHHHRINFDKYHPGYFGKLGMDHYHRKKNVTWKPTINLNNLTRLIAAEEAAKAKKGGVLPVVDLQSSGYAKLLGNGHIQVPCIVKARYVSKLADKKIRKAGGAVVLQA
- a CDS encoding putative 60S ribosomal protein L23, whose amino-acid sequence is MGKDQANVKGCRFRVSVALPVGAVVNCADNTGAKNLYIISVKGYHGRLNRLPSAALGDMVMCSVKKGKPELRKKVLNAVIIRQRKSWRRKDGTVIYFEDNAGVIVNPKGEMKGSGIAGPVAKESADLWPKISTHAPAIV
- a CDS encoding putative 60S ribosomal protein L23 — encoded protein: MGKDQANVKGCRFRVSVALPVGAVVNCADNTGAKNLYIISVKGYHGRLNRLPSAALGDMVMCSVKKGKPELRKKVLNAVIIRQRKSWRRKDGTVIYFEDNAGVIVNPKGEMKGSGIAGPVAKESADLWPKISTHAPAIV